A region from the Panicum hallii strain FIL2 chromosome 1, PHallii_v3.1, whole genome shotgun sequence genome encodes:
- the LOC112883639 gene encoding tRNA (carboxymethyluridine(34)-5-O)-methyltransferase isoform X2, with protein sequence MRPNDLIGAQDRVPAEGNCNCSSSVQSTPEIEKKYVHRVYDAIAPHFSATRFAKWPKVAEFLNSLRSGSVVLDAGCGNGKYLGFNPDCFFIGCDISSPLIEICAGRGHEVLVADAVNLPYRDNFGDAAISIAVLHHLSTDDRRRKAIEELIRVVRRGGLVLITVWAREQEDKSLLNKWTPLYEKYTEEWVDQSSPPVRSQSATLLESIAETDEDAGVMKQADDRLKKNHDGVEDKTITACSNSNADENEKNQQEYFVPWHLPFHRAEISGASAAALENGFAKKDEKKGTVVYNRYYHVFVEGELQRLVSGIKSAAIVDQFYDKSNWCIVLEKL encoded by the exons ATGAGGCCAAATGATTTGATTGGGGCTCAGGACAGGGTGCCTGCTGAAGGAAACTGCAATTGCTCCTCAAGTGTTCAGTCCACTCCAGAAATTGAGAAGAAGTATGTGCATCGTGTCTATGATGCCATAGCTCCTCATTTTAGCGCAACTAGATTTGCTAAATGGCCCAAGGTTGCAGAATTCTTGAATTCCCTGAGGTCAGGGTCGGTTGTACTGGATGCTGGCTGTGGTAATGGCAAGTATTTGGGCTTCAACCCTGATTGTTTCTTCATAGGATGTGATATAAGCTCTCCACTTATTGAGATATGTGCTGGGAGAGGACATGAGGTGTTGGTCGCTGATGCTGTCAACCTCCCATACAGGGATAATTTTGGTGATGCAGCGATTTCAATTGCAGTGTTGCATCATTTAAGTACTGATGATAGGCGGAGGAAGGCCATAGAAGAGCTAATCCGTGTTGTCCGGAGAGGTGGTCTTGTGCTCATCACAGTCTGGGCTAGGGAGCAGGAAGACAAGTCATTGCTCAACAAGTGGACTCCCCTCTATGAGAAGTACACTGAAGAGTGGGTTGATCAGAGCAGTCCTCCAGTACGTAGTCAATCTGCAACTCTTCTGGAAAGCATTGCAGAAACTGATGAAGATGCTGGTGTAATGAAGCAAGCAGATGATCGATTGAAAAAAAATCATGATGGTGTTGAGGATAAGACCATTACAGCCTGTAGTAATTCAAATGCTGATGAGAATGAGAAAAACCAGCAGGAATACTTTGTTCCATGGCATCTACCATTTCACCGAGCTGAAATCAGTGGTGCATCTGCTGCTGCTCTTGAGAACGGATTTGCAAAGAAAGATGAGAAGAAGGGCACGGTGGTCTACAATCGTTATTATCATGTCTTTGTTGAAGGAGAACTTCAAAG ATTAGTCTCTGGAATAAAGAGTGCTGCTATTGTTGACCAGTTCTATGACAAATCCAACTGGTGCATTGTTCTCGAGAAGCTTTGA
- the LOC112878584 gene encoding transcription termination factor MTERF8, chloroplastic-like, whose translation MLTLKQRLLSAIRAAAPLPAASLHRLSLSTTAAATPPAGFVAEDYLVSSCGLTPAQARKVSKYVSRLRSPVKPDAVRAFLAGIGLAESDVAAAVASYPQLLNAKVEETLTPRIAQLREIGLSPPQISRLITVAPEVLFSPVKISRLAFYLSFLGSYDRVHSALNRSGYLFRPDLETVVRPNIAFLRQCGLTDDDIGKHFLMRSRMLLTQPQRVKEIATRAEELGVPHNSVTFKHAMYILYSLNAGSLNAKLSFLKKVIGCSEAELSNVLCKLPAVLTRSESKIGRVVEFLKVEVGLEPSYVLQRPAILGYSIERRLRPRHCVLRILKAKGFLSKEFDFYNAVCTTEEGFVEKFLLPYNKSVPGLIEAYAAACRGQVATEL comes from the coding sequence aTGCTCACCCTCAAACAGCGTCTCCTCTCCGCTATCCGCGCGGCCGCCCCACTCCCAGCCGCCTCCCTCCACCGCCTCTCCCTATCTactaccgccgccgccacaccgCCCGCCGGATTCGTCGCCGAGGACTACCTCGTCTCCAGCTGCGGCCTCACGCCAGCGCAGGCCCGGAAGGTCTCCAAGTACGTCTCCCGCCTCAGGTCCCCCGTCAAGCCAGACGCCGTGCGCGCCTTCCTCGCCGGCATCGGGCTCGCCGAATCCGACGTCGCCGCGGCAGTCGCCAGTTACCCGCAGCTCCTCAACGCCAAGGTGGAAGAAACCCTAACCCCCCGCATCGCCCAGCTCCGCGAAATCGGCCTCTCGCCTCCCCAGATCTCCCGTCTGATCACCGTCGCCCCTGAAGTCTTATTTAGCCCTGTCAAGATCTCCCGGCTCGCGTTCTACCTCTCGTTTTTGGGATCCTACGACAGGGTGCACTCCGCCCTAAACAGGAGCGGCTACCTATTCCGTCCAGACCTTGAGACTGTTGTCAGGCCCAACATAGCATTCCTGCGCCAATGTGGCCTAACTGATGATGATATTGGCAAGCACTTTCTGATGCGGTCGAGGATGCTCCTAACGCAGCCACAGCGTGTGAAGGAAATTGCAACGCGTGCTGAGGAGCTCGGCGTTCCACACAATTCTGTGACGTTCAAGCACGCCATGTACATCCTCTACAGCTTAAATGCTGGGAGTCTCAATGCGAAGCTCAGTTTCCTGAAGAAGGTTATTGGATGCTCTGAGGCCGAGCTGAGCAATGTGTTGTGCAAGCTGCCAGCAGTTCTAACACGTTCAGAGAGTAAGATAGGGCGCGTAGTGGAGTTTCTGAAGGTGGAGGTTGGATTGGAACCTTCATACGTCTTGCAGAGACCAGCAATTCTCGGTTATAGCATTGAGAGGCGGCTAAGGCCCCGGCATTGTGTCTTAAGGATTCTGAAGGCAAAGGGGTTTCTGAGCAAAGAGTTTGACTTTTACAACGCAGTTTGTACAACAGAGGAGGGTTTTGTGGAAAAGTTCCTTCTCCCTTATAACAAAAGTGTTCCAGGGCTCATAGAAGCTTACGCTGCTGCTTGCAGAGGCCAAGTAGCCACTGAACTATAA
- the LOC112883639 gene encoding tRNA (carboxymethyluridine(34)-5-O)-methyltransferase isoform X1 translates to MIQVFSGITARNFHRTIHASNLYSISFRHKELFCWKPTCQHITTNNSMRPNDLIGAQDRVPAEGNCNCSSSVQSTPEIEKKYVHRVYDAIAPHFSATRFAKWPKVAEFLNSLRSGSVVLDAGCGNGKYLGFNPDCFFIGCDISSPLIEICAGRGHEVLVADAVNLPYRDNFGDAAISIAVLHHLSTDDRRRKAIEELIRVVRRGGLVLITVWAREQEDKSLLNKWTPLYEKYTEEWVDQSSPPVRSQSATLLESIAETDEDAGVMKQADDRLKKNHDGVEDKTITACSNSNADENEKNQQEYFVPWHLPFHRAEISGASAAALENGFAKKDEKKGTVVYNRYYHVFVEGELQRLVSGIKSAAIVDQFYDKSNWCIVLEKL, encoded by the exons ATGATACAGGTATTTTCAGGGATAACAGCAAGAAACTTTCATAGAACCATACATGCATCTAATCTGTATAGTATAAGCTTTCGGCACAAAGAATTATTTTGCTGGAAGCCGACGTGTCAACATATTACCACCAACAATTCAATGAGGCCAAATGATTTGATTGGGGCTCAGGACAGGGTGCCTGCTGAAGGAAACTGCAATTGCTCCTCAAGTGTTCAGTCCACTCCAGAAATTGAGAAGAAGTATGTGCATCGTGTCTATGATGCCATAGCTCCTCATTTTAGCGCAACTAGATTTGCTAAATGGCCCAAGGTTGCAGAATTCTTGAATTCCCTGAGGTCAGGGTCGGTTGTACTGGATGCTGGCTGTGGTAATGGCAAGTATTTGGGCTTCAACCCTGATTGTTTCTTCATAGGATGTGATATAAGCTCTCCACTTATTGAGATATGTGCTGGGAGAGGACATGAGGTGTTGGTCGCTGATGCTGTCAACCTCCCATACAGGGATAATTTTGGTGATGCAGCGATTTCAATTGCAGTGTTGCATCATTTAAGTACTGATGATAGGCGGAGGAAGGCCATAGAAGAGCTAATCCGTGTTGTCCGGAGAGGTGGTCTTGTGCTCATCACAGTCTGGGCTAGGGAGCAGGAAGACAAGTCATTGCTCAACAAGTGGACTCCCCTCTATGAGAAGTACACTGAAGAGTGGGTTGATCAGAGCAGTCCTCCAGTACGTAGTCAATCTGCAACTCTTCTGGAAAGCATTGCAGAAACTGATGAAGATGCTGGTGTAATGAAGCAAGCAGATGATCGATTGAAAAAAAATCATGATGGTGTTGAGGATAAGACCATTACAGCCTGTAGTAATTCAAATGCTGATGAGAATGAGAAAAACCAGCAGGAATACTTTGTTCCATGGCATCTACCATTTCACCGAGCTGAAATCAGTGGTGCATCTGCTGCTGCTCTTGAGAACGGATTTGCAAAGAAAGATGAGAAGAAGGGCACGGTGGTCTACAATCGTTATTATCATGTCTTTGTTGAAGGAGAACTTCAAAG ATTAGTCTCTGGAATAAAGAGTGCTGCTATTGTTGACCAGTTCTATGACAAATCCAACTGGTGCATTGTTCTCGAGAAGCTTTGA
- the LOC112891979 gene encoding uncharacterized protein LOC112891979, with protein MLLPSAPHSAETFSAAASGLRSLLAAPDAARGAVVTRAAVASRCCAGGGEDVVRASGDDGTTIIGHCEDIKTAKKDDEEEEDMKEAAKEKEAGMTTEEEEEEDLDGFWVSYGRRRQRRRLPRPIPSLVARGALRRTRTGDGRLVIRIVPVVRPECVRARRRGDRLTMQLVDHEDDSPMMVPPLREPSSARQGCCNVVGAARAGDGTAAPATGGEAGVGGVEEAVAAPPAVPPPRVPSAGCFEEVFRLDPIGSSSLHQMPSLRMVH; from the coding sequence ATGCTGCTGCCGTCCGCGCCCCACTCCGCCGAGACATTCAGCGCCGCGGCCTCCGGGCTCCGATCCCTGCTCGCCGCGCCCGACGCCGCCCGGGGCGCCGTCGTGACGCGGGCAGCCGTCGCGTCGCGCTGCTGTGCCGGTGGTGGCGAGGACGTCGTCAGAGCAAGCGGCGACGACGGCACAACCATTATTGGGCACTGCGAGGATATCAAAACGGCAAAGAAGgatgacgaggaggaggaggatatgAAGGAGGCCGCAAAGGAGAAGGAAGCCGGGATGaccacggaggaggaggaggaggaggacttggatggATTCTGGGTGTCGtacgggcggcggcgccagaGGCGCCGGCTGCCCCGGCCCATCCCCTCGCTGGTCGCCCGCGGCGCGCTCCGGCGGACGCGCACCGGCGACGGGCGGCTCGTGATCCGGATAGTGCCCGTCGTGCGCCCCGAGTgcgtccgcgcccgccgccgcggcgaccGCCTCACCATGCAGCTCGTCGACCACGAGGACGATTCCCCGATGATGGTGCCTCCGCTCCGGGAGCCGAGCAGCGCGCGACAAGGATGCTGCAACGTCGTCGGGGCTGCGCGGGCGGGCGACGGCACGGCCGCGCCGGCAACAGGAGGTGAAGCCGGCGTCGGCGGcgtggaggaggcggtggcagCTCCTCCGGCGGTGCCCCCGCCACGGGTGCCCTCCGCGGGGTGCTTCGAGGAGGTGTTCAGGTTGGACCCGATCGGCAGCAGCTCGCTGCACCAGATGCCCAGCCTGAGGATGGTGCATTGA
- the LOC112891831 gene encoding aspartic proteinase-like protein 1 isoform X2, translated as MLGRQTPPFWLHWTPGATYSGYPVTVSSVLLCLATEEVWCSVMNGASIMQDRDLGIYKPEESTTSRHLPCSHELCLGSGCTNPKQPCPYNIEYFSENTTSSGLLIEDTLHFYSREGHVPVNASVIIGCGRKQSGDYLDGIAPDGLLGLGMADISVPSFLARAGLVRNSFSMCFKEDNSGRIFFGDQGVSNQQSTPFVPLYGKLQTYAVNVDKSCIGHKCLVGTSFEALVDSGTSFTSLPLDVYKAVTVEFDKQMNASRVPYEDSTLKYCYSASPLEMPDVPTITLTFAVNKSFQAVNPILPFNDKQGALAGFCLAILPSSEPIGIIAQNFLVGYHVVFDRENMKLGWYRSECRDVDNSTTVPLGPSQHNSPEDPLPSNEQQTSPAVTPAVAGTAPPSSATTNLQKLLASSYPLLLLTMSTVFFIS; from the exons ATGTTGGGACGCCAAACACCTCCTTTCTGGTTGCATTGGACACCGGGAGCGACCTATTCTGGGTACCCTGTGACTGTATCCAGTGTGCTCCTTTGTCTGGCTACCGAGGAAGTCTG GTGCTCCGTCATGAATGGAGCATCTATTATGCAGGATAGAGATCTCGGAATATACAAGCCTGAAGAATCAACAACAAGTCGGCATCTTCCTTGCAGCCATGAGCTATGCTTGGGTTCAGGCTGCACAAACCCAAAGCAGCCTTGCCCATACAATATTGAGTACTTTTCTGAAAATACTACCAGCTCTGGTTTGCTGATTGAAGATACGCTGCACTTCTACTCCAGGGAGGGCCATGTACCAGTGAATGCTTCAGTTATTATTGG TTGTGGTAGAAAGCAAAGTGGCGACTATTTGGATGGTATTGCGCCGGATGGACTCCTTGGCCTTGGAATGGCAGATATATCAGTTCCTAGTTTCCTGGCTAGAGCTGGACTAGTTCGGAATTCCTTCTCGATGTGCTTTAAGGAAGATAATTCTGGGAGAATTTTCTTTGGAGATCAAGGAGTGTCCAATCAACAGTCTACACCATTTGTTCCTCTGTATGGCAAACT TCAAACTTATGCTGTTAACGTCGACAAATCTTGTATTGGACATAAATGTCTTGTGGGTACTAGCTTCGAGGCTTTAGTTGATAGTGGAACATCATTTACTTCTCTTCCTCTCGATGTTTATAAGGCTGTCACAGTGGAG TTTGACAAACAAATGAATGCTTCAAGAGTGCCTTATGAAGACAGTACATTGAAATATTGCTACAGTGCTAG TCCTCTTGAGATGCCTGATGTACCAACCATAACTCTGACTTTTGCTGTGAACAAGAGCTTCCAGGCTGTTAATCCTATCCTTCCATTTAATGACAAACAG GGAGCACTGGCCGGGTTCTGCTTAGCCATCCTTCCATCATCGGAACCTATTGGAATTATCGCCC AGAATTTCCTTGTTGGATATCATGTGGTGTTCGACCGAGAAAACATGAAGCTGGGCTGGTACCGCTCTGAAT GCCGTGACGTTGACAACAGCACGACTGTGCCCTTGGGCCCATCGCAGCACAACAGTCCAGAAGACCCGTTGCCGTCGAACGAGCAGCAGACTTCGCCGGCAGTGACGCCTGCGGTCGCAGGCACGGCTCCTCCCTCCAGTGCAACGACGAATCTACAGAAGCTCCTCGCTAGCTCTTACCCGTTGCTGCTACTGACAATGTCCACTGTGTTCTTCATCTCATGA
- the LOC112872909 gene encoding ATP synthase delta chain, chloroplastic-like has protein sequence MAALRLASFTLRPAAAVASPSSGAGPRSASFARAARGLPSLRLAPPHRRGDLARPRAAADAAAESYASALSEVAAENGTLEKTLSDMEKLEKIFADEAVAEFFDNPTVPREEKTQLIDEIAKSSELQPHVVNFLNVVVDNFRAGIVPQIVTEFENVYNALSGTEVATVTSVVQLESKDLAQIAQHVQKMTGAQNVRLKTQLDPELIAGFTVQYGRDGSNFIDMSVRKQIEEIASEFELPSVAL, from the coding sequence ATGGCCGCGCTCCGCCTCGCCTCCTTCACcctccgcccggccgccgccgtggcatcCCCCTCCTCCGGCGCGGGGCCGCGGTCCGCCTCCTTcgcccgagcggcgcgggggctcCCCTCGCTCCGCCTGGCCCCGCCCCACCGCCGCGGGGACCTCGCCAGGCCCCGCGCCGCGGCCGACGCCGCCGCGGAGAGCTACGCGTCCGCGCTGTCCGAGGTGGCCGCCGAGAACGGCACCCTCGAAAAGACCCTCTCCGACATGGAGAAGCTGGAGAAGATCTTCGCCGACGAGGCCGTCGCCGAGTTCTTCGACAACCCCACTGTGCCGCGCGAGGAGAAGACCCAGCTCATCGACGAGATCGCCAAGTCGTCCGAGCTGCAGCCGCACGTCGTCAACTTCCTCAACGTCGTCGTCGACAACTTCCGCGCGGGGATCGTGCCGCAGATCGTCACCGAGTTCGAGAACGTCTACAACGCGCTCAGCGGCACCGAGGTCGCTACCGTCACCTCAGTCGTGCAGCTCGAGTCGAAGGACCTCGCGCAGATCGCGCAGCACGTCCAGAAGATGACCGGCGCCCAGAACGTCCGCCTCAAGACGCAGCTCGACCCGGAGCTCATCGCCGGCTTCACTGTGCAGTACGGCCGCGACGGATCCAACTTCATCGACATGAGCGTCCGGAAGCAGATTGAGGAGATCGCCTCAGAGTTCGAGCTGCCCTCCGTCGCCCTCTAA
- the LOC112891060 gene encoding membrane-anchored ubiquitin-fold protein 3 isoform X2, translating to MAGGKEPIEVRFRLFDGTDIGPTKYDPSTTVSALKEFILARWPQDKDIAPKTVNDLKLINAGRILENNRTLAESRVPVGEVPGGVITMHVVVRPPQADKNKKQLANSPKQNRCGCTIL from the exons atggccggcgggaaggaGCCGATCGAGGTCAGGTTCCGGCTCTTCGACGGCACGGACATCGGGCCCACCAAGTACGACCCCTCCACCACAGTCTCCGCGCTCAAGGAGTTCATCCTCGCTCGGTGGCCGCAAG ATAAGGATATAGCTCCAAAAACTGTCAATGACTTGAAGCTTATCAATGCTGGAAGGATACTGGAGAATAACCGAACACTTGCAGAGTCCCGTGTTCCAGTAGGAGAGGTCCCAGGAGGTGTAATTACAATGCATGTGGTAGTGCGACCTCCACAAGCTGACAAAAACA AGAAGCAGCTTGCCAATTCCCCCAAGCAGAACAGATGTGGATGCACCATACTCTGA
- the LOC112883835 gene encoding heavy metal-associated isoprenylated plant protein 20-like — MGGAVRQLLGLLGAINGRPREKRKKMVLRRPVQEVELRVRMDCERCEREVKKALSGMRGVQHVEVNRPQQKVTVMGEVDPLAVLRRAQSTGKKAEPWPQNAAAAGGYYYAPAGVALYGVGAAQLQAHDGGRGANPAAAGYYHHPAVRSVEAAIGAEQITDLFSDDNPNACSVM; from the exons ATGGGAGGCGCCGTGAGACAGCTGCTCGGCTTGCTGGGAGCGATCAATGGCCGCCCCagggagaagaggaagaagatggtgCTGCGGCGCCCCGTGCAGGAGGTGGAGCTCAGGGTCAGGATGGACTGCGAGCGCTGCGAGCGCGAGGTCAAGAAGGCGCTCTCCGGCATGAGAG GAGTGCAGCATGTGGAGGTGAACAGGCCGCAGCAGAAGGTGACGGTCATGGGCGAGGTGGACCCGCTGGCGGTGCTGCGGCGGGCCCAGTCCACGGGGAAGAAGGCGGAGCCGTGGCCCCAGAACGCGGCTGCGGCCGGCGGCTACTACTACGCCCCGGCGGGCGTGGCCCTCTACGGCGTCGGGGCGGCCCAGCTGCAGGCCCACGACGGCGGCAGGGGGGCGAACCCGGCCGCGGCCGGCTACTACCACCACCCGGCGGTGAGGAGCGTGGAGGCGGCCATCGGCGCCGAGCAGATCACCGACCTGTTCAGCGACGACAACCCCAACGCCTGCTCCGTCATGTGA
- the LOC112891831 gene encoding aspartic proteinase-like protein 1 isoform X1: MRLQLVFPLLLLAVAAAASAAEAAATLSSRMVHRLSDEARLEAGPSGERWPRRGSGEYYRALVRSDLQRQKRRLGVKYQLLSLSKGGGTLSSGDALGWLYYTWVDVGTPNTSFLVALDTGSDLFWVPCDCIQCAPLSGYRGSLDRDLGIYKPEESTTSRHLPCSHELCLGSGCTNPKQPCPYNIEYFSENTTSSGLLIEDTLHFYSREGHVPVNASVIIGCGRKQSGDYLDGIAPDGLLGLGMADISVPSFLARAGLVRNSFSMCFKEDNSGRIFFGDQGVSNQQSTPFVPLYGKLQTYAVNVDKSCIGHKCLVGTSFEALVDSGTSFTSLPLDVYKAVTVEFDKQMNASRVPYEDSTLKYCYSASPLEMPDVPTITLTFAVNKSFQAVNPILPFNDKQGALAGFCLAILPSSEPIGIIAQNFLVGYHVVFDRENMKLGWYRSECRDVDNSTTVPLGPSQHNSPEDPLPSNEQQTSPAVTPAVAGTAPPSSATTNLQKLLASSYPLLLLTMSTVFFIS, from the exons ATGCGCCTCCAGCTCGTCTTCCCCCTCCTGCTGCTCGCCGTGGCGGCGGCAGCTTCCGCGGCTGAGGCCGCGGCGACGCTCTCTTCGAGGATGGTGCACCGGCTTTCTGACGAGGCGCGGCTGGAGGCGGGCCCGAGCGGGGAGCGGTGGCCGCGGCGCGGGAGTGGGGAGTACTACCGCGCGCTGGTGAGGAGCGATCTCCAACGGCAgaagcggcggctcggcgtcAAGTACCAGCTCCTCTCGCTCTCCAAAGGGGGCGGCACCTTATCCTCCGGCGACGCCTTAGGCTG GTTATATTACACTTGGGTGGATGTTGGGACGCCAAACACCTCCTTTCTGGTTGCATTGGACACCGGGAGCGACCTATTCTGGGTACCCTGTGACTGTATCCAGTGTGCTCCTTTGTCTGGCTACCGAGGAAGTCTG GATAGAGATCTCGGAATATACAAGCCTGAAGAATCAACAACAAGTCGGCATCTTCCTTGCAGCCATGAGCTATGCTTGGGTTCAGGCTGCACAAACCCAAAGCAGCCTTGCCCATACAATATTGAGTACTTTTCTGAAAATACTACCAGCTCTGGTTTGCTGATTGAAGATACGCTGCACTTCTACTCCAGGGAGGGCCATGTACCAGTGAATGCTTCAGTTATTATTGG TTGTGGTAGAAAGCAAAGTGGCGACTATTTGGATGGTATTGCGCCGGATGGACTCCTTGGCCTTGGAATGGCAGATATATCAGTTCCTAGTTTCCTGGCTAGAGCTGGACTAGTTCGGAATTCCTTCTCGATGTGCTTTAAGGAAGATAATTCTGGGAGAATTTTCTTTGGAGATCAAGGAGTGTCCAATCAACAGTCTACACCATTTGTTCCTCTGTATGGCAAACT TCAAACTTATGCTGTTAACGTCGACAAATCTTGTATTGGACATAAATGTCTTGTGGGTACTAGCTTCGAGGCTTTAGTTGATAGTGGAACATCATTTACTTCTCTTCCTCTCGATGTTTATAAGGCTGTCACAGTGGAG TTTGACAAACAAATGAATGCTTCAAGAGTGCCTTATGAAGACAGTACATTGAAATATTGCTACAGTGCTAG TCCTCTTGAGATGCCTGATGTACCAACCATAACTCTGACTTTTGCTGTGAACAAGAGCTTCCAGGCTGTTAATCCTATCCTTCCATTTAATGACAAACAG GGAGCACTGGCCGGGTTCTGCTTAGCCATCCTTCCATCATCGGAACCTATTGGAATTATCGCCC AGAATTTCCTTGTTGGATATCATGTGGTGTTCGACCGAGAAAACATGAAGCTGGGCTGGTACCGCTCTGAAT GCCGTGACGTTGACAACAGCACGACTGTGCCCTTGGGCCCATCGCAGCACAACAGTCCAGAAGACCCGTTGCCGTCGAACGAGCAGCAGACTTCGCCGGCAGTGACGCCTGCGGTCGCAGGCACGGCTCCTCCCTCCAGTGCAACGACGAATCTACAGAAGCTCCTCGCTAGCTCTTACCCGTTGCTGCTACTGACAATGTCCACTGTGTTCTTCATCTCATGA
- the LOC112878995 gene encoding pentatricopeptide repeat-containing protein PPR5, chloroplastic, with protein sequence MFAYSSTSKPWPQRHPPSPSQGAGAAAAARHVALAARSKRRGAGAVAAEGVDEAAEAAELVRSLLRRTGGGKERLVPVLDRHVRVVRTEHCFLLFEELGRRDAWLQCLEVFRWMQKQRWYVADNGIYSKLISVMGRKGQIRMAMWLFSQMRNSGCKPDTSVYNSLIGAHLHSRDKSKALAKALGYFEKMKCIERCQPTIVTYNILLRAFAQAGDTKQVDILFKDLDESIVSPDIYTYNGVIDAYGKNGMIKEMESVLLRMKSKQCRPDVITFNILIDSYGRKQTFDKMEQVFKSLLRSKERPTHPTFNSMITNYGKARLREKAESVLGKMEELGFKPNYVTQECLIMMYAHCDCVSRARQIFDELVNSQNKVNLSSLNAMLDAYCMNGLHTEADRLLDTVLQKGVVPSGSTYKLLYKAYTKANDKVLVQKLLKGMNKQGIVPNKKFFLDALEAFGTSERKPRTSSAANTANKPSANSAGDSEAATSIKPNVSVWQVAAT encoded by the exons ATGTTTGCCTACTCGAGCACATCGAAACCATGGCCGCAGCGCCACCCGCCGTCCCCAAGCCAaggcgcgggcgccgccgccgccgcgcgccatgTGGCGCTGGCGGCACGGAGCaagcggaggggcgcgggcgccgtggcggcggagggggtgGACGAGgcggctgaggcggcggagctggTGCGCTCGCTTCTGCGGAGGACGGGCGGCGGCAAGGAGCGGCTGGTTCCGGTACTGGACCGGCACGTGCGGGTGGTCCGCACCGAGCACTGCTTCCTCCTCTTCGAGGAGCTCGGCCGCCGCGACGCATGGCTCCAGTGTCTCGAG GTTTTCAGATGGATGCAGAAACAAAGGTGGTATGTTGCTGACAATGGCATCTACTCCAAGTTGATATCTGTAATGGGAAGGAAAGGCCAGATACGTATGGCAATGTGGCTGTTCTCTCAGATGCGGAACAGCGGGTGCAAACCAGACACTTCTGTGTATAACTCTCTTATCGGTGCACACCTGCATTCGCGAGATAAGAGTAAGGCTTTGGCGAAAGCTCTTGGCTATTTTGAGAAGATGAAGTGTATAGAGAGATGCCAACCAACGATTGTGACATACAACATCCTTTTAAGAGCTTTTGCTCAGGCTGGTGATACGAAGCAGGTAGATATCTTGTTCAAGGATCTGGATGAAAGTATAGTCTCCCCTGATATATACACTTATAATGGAGTGATTGATGCATATGGGAAGAATGGCATGATCAAAGAGATGGAATCTGTGTTGCTGCGGATGAAAAGCAAGCAATGCCGTCCAGATGTGATCACGTTCAATATACTCATAGATTCATATGGACGAAAGCAGACATTCGATAAAATGGAGCAGGTGTTCAAGAGCCTACTGCGGTCAAAGGAGAGGCCTACCCACCCAACGTTTAATTCCATGATAACAAATTATGGGAAAGCAAGGCTCAGGGAGAAAGCAGAATCTGTGCTTGGGAAGATGGAGGAATTGGGATTCAAACCGAACTATGTGACACAGGAATGCCTCatcatgatgtatgcacatTGTGATTGTGTCTCAAGGGCCCGGCAGATATTTGATGAGCTTGTCAACTCACAAAACAAAGTGAACCTGTCTTCATTGAACGCGATGCTTGATGCCTACTGCATGAACGGCTTGCACACAGAAGCAGATCGGCTGCTGGATACTGTACTTCAGAAAGGTGTTGTGCCCAGTGGTTCCACATACAAGCTGCTCTACAAGGCCTACACCAAAGCAAACGATAAGGTACTTGTGCAGAAGTTGCTCAAGGGAATGAATAAGCAGGGGATCGTTCCGAATAAAAAGTTCTTCCTGGACGCTTTGGAAGCATTTGGCACCTCTGAGAGGAAACCCAGGACATCATCAGCCGCAAACACTGCAAACAAGCCAAGTGCAAATTCTGCAGGCGATTCAGAAGCAGCTACTTCTATCAAGCCAAATGTAAGTGTTTGGCAAGTAGCTGCTACATAG
- the LOC112891060 gene encoding membrane-anchored ubiquitin-fold protein 3 isoform X1: MAGGKEPIEVRFRLFDGTDIGPTKYDPSTTVSALKEFILARWPQDKDIAPKTVNDLKLINAGRILENNRTLAESRVPVGEVPGGVITMHVVVRPPQADKNSEKQLANSPKQNRCGCTIL, translated from the exons atggccggcgggaaggaGCCGATCGAGGTCAGGTTCCGGCTCTTCGACGGCACGGACATCGGGCCCACCAAGTACGACCCCTCCACCACAGTCTCCGCGCTCAAGGAGTTCATCCTCGCTCGGTGGCCGCAAG ATAAGGATATAGCTCCAAAAACTGTCAATGACTTGAAGCTTATCAATGCTGGAAGGATACTGGAGAATAACCGAACACTTGCAGAGTCCCGTGTTCCAGTAGGAGAGGTCCCAGGAGGTGTAATTACAATGCATGTGGTAGTGCGACCTCCACAAGCTGACAAAAACAGTG AGAAGCAGCTTGCCAATTCCCCCAAGCAGAACAGATGTGGATGCACCATACTCTGA